Proteins from one Gossypium raimondii isolate GPD5lz chromosome 8, ASM2569854v1, whole genome shotgun sequence genomic window:
- the LOC105791953 gene encoding vinorine synthase, which translates to MIEIKSEIVSRQTIKPSTPTPPHLKTFKLSLLDQISPDIHGNMTFFYPSDSSTHPISNDHYFFEKSKLLQDSISKTLSLFYPLGGRLLDAATVDCNDEGAIFVEAKVNIPLSHFLNQPDFILMDHFLPTTDPTTMELSNGAMFLVRFTSFTCGGVAISLSLTHKVADVSALLTLLQCWSSVCRGLSDPITPDLIGEKFLAPRDELSAMSLSVNVAVEKFEQRRFVFSASKIAELKAKVDKEFQKALQSHPSRVEVVLALLWKCAVATKKKKTGSFGPTVLFQAINLRKRLSPLPETAVGNFIWPFMVVAYEEKDLELHALVIQMRKSLNEFNNTKANMFTGEGAPLAIMGAIKERGEFFRNNKEMTVYKCSSWCKFPLYDTDFGWGKPIWHVSVNKLVSNTVALADTRSRDGIEAHLTLDEEEMALFEQNEELLKYATLNPSIYA; encoded by the coding sequence ATGATTGAAATCAAGTCTGAAATTGTTTCCAGGCAAACCATCAAACCCTCCACCCCAACTCCTCCCCACCTGAAAACCTTCAAGCTTTCTCTTCTTGATCAAATCTCCCCTGATATCCATGGCAACATGACCTTCTTCTACCCTTCAGATAGCTCCACTCATCCTATCTCTAACGACCACTACTTCTTTGAAAAATCCAAGCTCCTCCAAGACTCCATTTCCAAAACACTCTCCCTCTTTTACCCACTCGGTGGTCGTCTCCTGGACGCTGCCACCGTTGATTGTAACGACGAAGGTGCTATCTTTGTGGAAGCCAAAGTCAACATTCCATTATCCCATTTCCTTAATCAACCTGACTTTATTCTCATGGACCATTTCTTACCCACCACTGATCCTACAACCATGGAATTGTCCAATGGTGCCATGTTTCTCGTTCGGTTCACTAGCTTCACTTGTGGTGGTGTGGCTATCAGTCTCTCCCTCACTCACAAAGTCGCCGATGTATCTGCACTACTCACTCTTCTTCAGTGCTGGTCATCGGTTTGTCGCGGATTGAGTGACCCCATCACCCCTGATCTTATCGGAGAAAAATTTTTGGCACCCAGAGATGAACTCTCTGCCATGTCTCTATCTGTTAACGTTGCGGTTGAAAAGTTTGAGCAGAGGAGATTTGTATTTAGCGCATCAAAGATTGCAGAATTGAAGGCTAAAGTCGATAAGGAATTTCAAAAGGCGTTGCAAAGCCATCCGTCTCGGGTGGAGGTGGTTTTGGCACTGTTATGGAAATGTGCGGTGGCTactaagaagaaaaaaactggATCATTCGGGCCGACAGTATTGTTTCAAGCAATCAACTTGCGTAAAAGGTTGTCTCCGCTACCGGAAACTGCAGTTGGGAACTTCATATGGCCATTTATGGTGGTTGCATATGAAGAGAAAGATTTAGAGCTACATGCGTTAGTGATTCAAATGAGAAAATCCTTGAACGAATTCAATAACACCAAGGCAAACATGTTCACAGGCGAAGGTGCTCCATTGGCAATCATGGGAGCCATAAAAGAGAGAGGAGAATTCTTCAGAAACAACAAAGAAATGACCGTTTACAAGTGTTCAAGTTGGTGCAAATTCCCTTTATATGACACTGATTTTGGGTGGGGGAAGCCGATATGGCATGTCAGTGTAAACAAATTGGTGAGTAACACGGTTGCATTAGCTGACACACGATCCAGAGATGGAATTGAAGCTCACTTGACTTTGGATGAAGAAGAAATGGCCTTGTTTGAACAAAATGAAGAACTCCTGAAATATGCTACTCTTAACCCCAGTATTTACGCTTGA